A single window of Aminobacterium mobile DSM 12262 DNA harbors:
- a CDS encoding flavodoxin family protein, whose product MRLWAFNGSPRGSRGATAMMINTFLKGARRGGAETHAISLSEKVIHPCLGSLYCWTKTPGRCLLQDDMRLLLKCFVEADVVILATPLHFLGVTAIMKAFIDRLLPCFRPETSPDNPRVKLCFRDRKEPLPIVVMGSGSFSEEKSFHSLSSYMHVLAENIEGGHVALEIYRSQSDFLHQRSVEAADSVNRYLDALEEAGNSFVLSGKIETDLKERLSMPLADGQTYSSYFYDYWTSIFQTNGVNGGR is encoded by the coding sequence GTGAGGCTATGGGCTTTTAACGGGAGCCCCCGCGGTTCGCGAGGGGCAACGGCTATGATGATAAACACGTTTTTAAAAGGGGCAAGGAGAGGAGGCGCAGAAACCCACGCAATTTCTCTCAGTGAGAAGGTTATCCATCCGTGTCTTGGTTCTTTATATTGTTGGACGAAAACTCCTGGTCGGTGCCTTCTTCAAGACGATATGCGTCTGCTGCTGAAATGTTTTGTAGAGGCTGATGTGGTGATACTTGCGACCCCGCTCCATTTTTTAGGGGTTACTGCTATTATGAAGGCCTTTATTGACAGGCTTCTCCCATGTTTTCGTCCAGAGACATCCCCTGACAATCCTCGAGTGAAGCTTTGTTTTCGAGATAGAAAGGAGCCGCTTCCCATTGTTGTGATGGGAAGTGGCAGTTTTTCTGAAGAAAAGTCTTTCCATTCTTTGAGCAGCTATATGCATGTTTTAGCGGAAAACATAGAAGGAGGACATGTAGCTCTGGAAATATATCGATCACAGTCCGATTTCCTTCATCAAAGGAGCGTAGAGGCAGCGGACAGTGTTAATAGATATCTCGATGCTCTTGAAGAGGCTGGAAATAGCTTTGTCCTTTCAGGTAAAATAGAAACTGATCTCAAGGAAAGACTCTCTATGCCATTAGCAGATGGGCAAACGTATTCCAGTTATTTTTATGATTATTGGACATCTATTTTTCAAACGAATGGAGTTAACGGAGGACGGTAG
- the glgP gene encoding alpha-glucan family phosphorylase — MSSYSRATLGRAIQDFTGQDPSFRTVAYFSMEIGIKSSIPTYAGGLGLLAGDMLKSAADLGVPMVGVTLLYRKGYFEQAFTKENWQIEKPSTWDPAAELTLLPNQISVSIQSRDVRIRAWSYEISGLTGYTVPIYFLDTDFELNQPEDRQFTWSLYGGDILCRLCQEIILGVGGLRILRDLGYNNIETFHLNEGHAGFLTLELMREMGYYDPQKVREQVVFTTHTPVAAGHDYFKYDLIEKTMSEDALATLKRMMPSEGVSMTELGFRYSHFVNGVSKKHAEVSRKLFNVPNIQNVTNGIHPMTWISPGIKNLLSRHIPGWENEPGRLIQALALPSDELWKVHQASKMRLLTYVLEETGWDLKSDILTIGFARRAATYKRADLIFSDIKRLTQIGHGKLQLIFSGKAHPKDEGGKALIQEILNISNKVNPFIPIIYLPNYTMDLGRLMTQGVDLWLNTPLRPREASGTSGMKCALNGVMNFSVLDGWWIEGWIEDITGWSIGPEPSSSDLHVYNESQDALDLFDKLEKKIIPTYYDDRNKWINMMKNTIAINSCYFHTHRVVKEYCEKAYGIAFRGM; from the coding sequence ATGTCTTCCTATTCTCGGGCAACTTTGGGACGGGCTATTCAAGATTTTACGGGACAGGACCCTTCGTTCCGCACAGTAGCCTATTTTTCAATGGAAATAGGAATTAAATCTTCTATCCCTACGTATGCAGGCGGCCTTGGTCTTCTTGCTGGAGATATGTTAAAAAGCGCCGCTGACCTTGGGGTCCCTATGGTAGGCGTTACCCTCCTATATCGCAAGGGATACTTTGAACAGGCGTTCACTAAAGAAAACTGGCAAATAGAAAAACCTTCAACTTGGGATCCAGCTGCAGAACTTACTTTGCTGCCTAATCAGATATCAGTGTCTATACAAAGTCGTGATGTTCGAATTAGAGCTTGGAGTTATGAGATATCCGGTCTTACAGGATATACCGTTCCTATTTATTTTCTCGATACAGACTTTGAATTGAACCAACCTGAAGATCGTCAATTTACATGGTCTCTCTATGGCGGAGATATTCTTTGTCGTCTATGTCAGGAAATTATCTTGGGAGTAGGAGGTCTTAGGATCTTAAGGGATTTAGGTTACAACAACATAGAAACTTTTCATCTTAACGAGGGACATGCAGGCTTTTTAACTCTCGAACTTATGCGGGAAATGGGTTATTACGACCCTCAAAAGGTTCGAGAACAGGTAGTATTTACAACACATACACCTGTTGCAGCAGGACATGATTATTTCAAATATGACCTGATAGAAAAAACTATGTCGGAAGATGCTCTCGCCACCTTAAAACGCATGATGCCTTCAGAAGGAGTTTCGATGACAGAGCTGGGATTCCGATACAGTCATTTCGTAAACGGGGTGTCAAAAAAACACGCAGAAGTAAGTCGCAAGCTTTTTAATGTGCCTAATATCCAAAACGTCACAAATGGGATACACCCCATGACTTGGATCAGCCCTGGGATAAAAAACCTTCTTTCTCGACACATTCCAGGATGGGAGAACGAACCTGGCCGTCTTATTCAAGCTCTAGCCCTACCGTCAGATGAGCTTTGGAAGGTTCACCAGGCCTCTAAGATGCGCCTTTTGACATACGTTCTTGAAGAAACCGGATGGGATTTAAAATCTGACATTCTCACTATAGGTTTCGCACGAAGAGCCGCCACATACAAACGAGCTGACCTTATATTTTCCGATATAAAAAGACTCACGCAAATAGGGCACGGGAAGCTGCAACTGATTTTTTCAGGTAAAGCCCATCCCAAAGACGAGGGCGGGAAAGCCCTTATACAAGAAATTTTAAATATATCAAATAAGGTCAATCCCTTTATCCCCATTATTTACCTCCCCAATTACACTATGGATTTAGGACGACTCATGACGCAAGGTGTAGACCTGTGGCTCAACACACCGCTTCGGCCAAGAGAAGCTTCGGGAACGAGTGGAATGAAGTGTGCATTAAATGGAGTTATGAATTTTTCTGTCTTGGACGGGTGGTGGATTGAGGGATGGATAGAAGACATAACAGGTTGGTCTATCGGACCTGAACCTAGCAGCTCAGATCTTCATGTCTATAACGAGTCACAGGACGCTTTGGACCTTTTCGATAAGCTTGAGAAAAAAATCATCCCCACTTATTACGATGATAGGAACAAGTGGATAAATATGATGAAAAATACAATAGCAATCAACAGCTGCTACTTTCATACACACAGAGTGGTAAAGGAGTATTGTGAAAAAGCATATGGCATAGCCTTTCGAGGTATGTAA
- a CDS encoding glycogen synthase — MKVLHVATEMAPLSKAGGLGDVVGSLPKALKKLNIDVRVITPAWPGVLERANKKGEKLTRLPAQLHAALKWQVYSGKIWKAVIDGVPVFILENPNLFEGIPIYPHEMTSDSVLPFAFLSFAALELEKRTRWIPDIIHCHDWPSALVPIALSWHKYYRNKTLQPATLFTIHNVAHQGILPFHVLDEWGIGDEAFTIYGLEYFGHVNLLKGAIITSDLVTTVSPRYAEEIQTRAMGYGLDGVLRENHFKLHGVLNGIDEQWSPTCDHIIPSLYSSENLEGKKECRSALLNQIGWREEHSPLLLSISRITLQKGYDILLPALPELLKLGFRCIFIGSGNPDFEMHLHKTAKDYPDHVVFFNGFHEEFSHTAYAGSDMLLMPSLYEPCGLAQLIALRYGTVPIVREIGGLADTIKDADHDKEGYGFTFETYTASSLFETAQRAFNAFRDRKRWEEIVKRGMGQDFSWNASSLHYKKIYESALMNKKKGR; from the coding sequence TTGAAAGTTCTTCATGTCGCTACTGAAATGGCCCCTCTTTCGAAAGCAGGAGGATTGGGAGATGTGGTAGGCTCGCTTCCCAAAGCCCTGAAAAAACTGAATATAGACGTACGTGTTATCACTCCCGCCTGGCCTGGAGTTCTTGAAAGAGCCAATAAGAAAGGAGAGAAGCTGACTCGTTTGCCTGCGCAACTTCACGCTGCCCTTAAATGGCAGGTCTATAGCGGGAAAATATGGAAAGCGGTAATTGATGGGGTTCCTGTTTTTATCCTTGAGAATCCTAATTTATTTGAAGGAATTCCCATATATCCCCACGAAATGACGTCAGATAGCGTGCTTCCCTTCGCCTTTCTTTCTTTTGCCGCCCTTGAGCTAGAAAAACGGACCCGTTGGATTCCAGATATTATCCATTGTCATGATTGGCCTTCAGCCTTAGTACCCATAGCGCTCTCGTGGCATAAATATTATCGTAACAAAACACTTCAACCAGCTACACTCTTCACTATCCATAATGTAGCGCATCAAGGAATATTGCCGTTTCATGTTCTAGACGAGTGGGGAATTGGGGATGAAGCTTTTACTATTTACGGGCTAGAATATTTTGGTCACGTTAATCTGTTAAAAGGAGCTATTATAACCTCAGATCTCGTAACAACAGTAAGCCCTCGATATGCAGAAGAGATACAGACACGAGCCATGGGGTATGGATTAGACGGAGTGTTGCGCGAAAATCACTTTAAGCTCCATGGCGTACTTAACGGCATAGACGAGCAGTGGTCTCCTACTTGCGACCACATTATCCCGTCTTTATACTCGTCTGAAAATTTAGAAGGGAAGAAAGAGTGCCGTAGTGCCTTGCTTAACCAGATTGGATGGAGAGAGGAACACAGTCCATTGCTTCTATCTATAAGCCGAATTACACTACAAAAAGGATATGACATTTTACTTCCAGCTCTCCCAGAATTATTGAAACTAGGGTTTCGGTGTATTTTTATCGGTTCCGGTAATCCTGATTTTGAAATGCATCTCCACAAAACAGCAAAAGATTATCCAGACCACGTTGTTTTTTTCAATGGGTTTCATGAAGAGTTTTCTCATACTGCCTATGCTGGTTCTGATATGCTTCTCATGCCTTCTCTCTACGAACCTTGCGGCTTAGCTCAACTGATAGCCTTACGCTATGGAACTGTCCCCATAGTAAGAGAAATAGGCGGGTTGGCAGACACTATAAAAGATGCCGATCATGACAAGGAAGGATATGGATTTACCTTTGAAACCTACACCGCCTCCTCTCTTTTTGAAACAGCTCAAAGAGCATTTAATGCCTTTCGTGACAGAAAACGTTGGGAAGAGATAGTAAAGCGTGGCATGGGACAGGATTTTTCATGGAATGCATCATCACTCCACTACAAAAAAATTTACGAAAGCGCTCTCATGAATAAAAAGAAAGGACGGTAA